The window CTGAGGAAGAGGCAAGAAGGTTTGCACCAAAGGCTAAAATAGGTGGGGAGTACGTACTTCCCGCAGGTTACAAACCACCTGTTAAGAGGTAAGAATAGCTTTAAGAGGTTAGAGGTTGACATGTTCAGTTCTTTAAAGGGAGTCATGGGCGAACAGGTATTCAAGTTAGCAATTTTGAGTGTGCTTGCCCTCCTTACCCTTTTTCTCTGCGGTATTCTTCTTTCACTTATTGCCTATACCGATGTGAACACCTTCTTTTCAACCCTTTTGTCCGATGAAATCCTTTTTGCTGTCAGGTTAAGCCTGATTACTGCCACAACAGCTACTATAATCTCTATGATGATTGCTATTCCTGTTGCCTATGCAATCTCCCAGACCTCTTTCTTAGGGAAGAATATTATTGATACGATACTTGACCTGCCCATTGTAGTTTCACCCATTGCCCTTGGGGCAGCCCTGCTTGTTTTTTTTAATACGCCCCTCGGGTCTTTAGTAGAGAAAAGGTTTACAGGATTTGTATTTGAAGTACCTGGTATAATACTGGCGCAATTTATGGTCGTAAATGCACTCGCAGTGCGACTGCTGAAATCTACCTTTGACAGCATTAATCCCAGATATGAGCAGGTAGGAAGAACATTAGGATGTAGTAAATTACGGGTCTTCTTCAGGGTAACCCTGCCACTTGCGAGAAACGGTTTGATTGCTGCTGGGATTTTGACATGGGCAAGGGCAATAGGCGAATTCGGGGCTACGGTAACACTGGCAGGGGCTACCAAGATGAAGACAGAGACGCTTCCTGTTGCCATATTTATGAACCTGGCTACCGCCAATGTGGAAAAGGCTGTAGCTGTGATTTTTATCCTTATAGCCATTGCTGTTATAGCGTTGATCATCCTCAGAAAAATGACCGGTATACGGGAGCGTATATGATCTCTGTAAAAAACCTTTTTGTGCGTCTGGGGGACTTTTTTTTAAAGGATGTGAACCTTAATATCGGAGATAGAGAATACTTTGTGATTTTGGGGCCAACGGGGGCGGGTAAAACGATTCTGCTTGAGTGTATTGCCGGTCTGCATCGTATCCGCAAGGGAGAAATATGGATAGATGGAGATGATGTTACATATTTGCCACCGGAAAAGAGGAGGGTAGGGTATGTGCCTCAGGATTATGCCCTCTTTCCTTTTCTTGGCGTAAGGGAAAATATTACCTTCGGACTTAAGAAAGAAAATGGTGAGAGGCATGAAGCAGAAAGGAAGGTTAATGAGCTGGCACACCTGCTGGGTATCTCCAACTTGCTGAACCGGAGCGTCCGTACCTTAAGCGGA is drawn from Pseudomonadota bacterium and contains these coding sequences:
- a CDS encoding ABC transporter permease; protein product: MGEQVFKLAILSVLALLTLFLCGILLSLIAYTDVNTFFSTLLSDEILFAVRLSLITATTATIISMMIAIPVAYAISQTSFLGKNIIDTILDLPIVVSPIALGAALLVFFNTPLGSLVEKRFTGFVFEVPGIILAQFMVVNALAVRLLKSTFDSINPRYEQVGRTLGCSKLRVFFRVTLPLARNGLIAAGILTWARAIGEFGATVTLAGATKMKTETLPVAIFMNLATANVEKAVAVIFILIAIAVIALIILRKMTGIRERI